The following proteins are co-located in the Diaphorobacter sp. HDW4B genome:
- a CDS encoding FHA domain-containing protein codes for MQSFEVVIERADGDGVCEVQIDEGITSFGRANDNHIVLDDPSVSGHHGLLRARMNVLMIEDRDSKNGVRVNGGRVIRKTLFAGDEVEVGSYKLHVRVGSRSPRGFI; via the coding sequence ATGCAGTCGTTTGAAGTGGTGATTGAGCGAGCAGATGGTGACGGAGTGTGCGAGGTCCAGATTGATGAAGGAATTACATCGTTTGGGCGCGCCAATGACAATCACATCGTTCTTGACGACCCCTCTGTCAGCGGTCATCACGGATTGCTTCGAGCCCGAATGAATGTGCTGATGATCGAGGATCGTGACAGCAAAAACGGGGTGCGCGTGAACGGTGGCCGAGTCATTCGCAAGACACTCTTTGCCGGAGATGAGGTCGAAGTTGGCTCATACAAGCTCCATGTGCGAGTTGGATCCAGAAGTCCTAGGGGATTTATTTGA
- a CDS encoding phage regulatory CII family protein, protein MSALLDALTRGITNYLGGRKTLLTRLCVDKSDEVFRKELQGSAHHKLGAVDALAAAVACCQAQTPHCYDYASHIAEECGGRFVLHDEALIACADPVRRITSLVRETGDVTSVVIEAMSDGVVSDNELAVIEREISEAEEALRKLRRAAQAVNAAGKPRTERDMVTLPVRSMRNEVPA, encoded by the coding sequence ATGAGTGCTTTGCTCGATGCGCTGACGCGCGGCATTACCAACTACTTGGGTGGGCGCAAGACGTTGCTTACCCGACTGTGTGTCGACAAATCCGACGAGGTGTTTCGCAAGGAGCTTCAGGGCAGTGCGCATCACAAGCTCGGGGCTGTTGATGCTCTCGCGGCGGCTGTTGCCTGCTGCCAGGCGCAGACCCCTCATTGCTACGACTACGCCTCTCACATTGCAGAAGAGTGTGGTGGGCGCTTCGTTCTTCACGACGAGGCGTTGATCGCATGCGCAGATCCAGTCCGACGCATCACCTCGCTCGTGCGTGAAACCGGTGATGTGACTTCGGTGGTCATCGAGGCCATGTCTGACGGCGTGGTCAGCGACAACGAGCTTGCAGTGATCGAGCGCGAGATCAGTGAAGCCGAAGAGGCCCTTCGCAAGCTGCGCCGCGCCGCTCAGGCGGTGAATGCGGCAGGGAAGCCGCGCACCGAGCGCGACATGGTCACGTTGCCCGTGCGCTCCATGCGCAATGAGGTGCCTGCGTGA
- a CDS encoding toprim domain-containing protein, with translation MNVSEVKDRLAQRAEDVAQHLLPNGKRKGREWTAGSVGGEEGGSLSVCVGGAKAGVWSDFATGAGGDLIDLWMACRCLTLTEAMREAKDYLGIREITPKPPEKKYRLPERPRCSTPKGRVHQWLTSAAPDGRCLTEETLKAFKVGEQVLNGNTYAVFPYLDETGQKLLNVKYRNPDKKGDMRQEKDAAPCLFGWHLIDPKARAVTICEGEIDAMTLHQMGIPALSINQGAGNHQWIETDWDRLERFSDITICFDHDEAGDKGAPEVMRRLGLERCRRVMLPKKDPNEYLQYGAEAYDFRVAVDEAKAMDPEELVSADDHTEAVIAEFWPSADKPRHPCLYLDKPLDWFEFHPGEYTAWTGWNGHGKSLLLDQVLLGLMKQDQRVVVFSGELTAARHLKRIHKQASGLDRPAPQYSRAIGEWLRERLWVFDIVGNAKLGRLLEVFAYAARRYGITHFVIDSLMMLDVPVDGQGALSAQKQAVQKICAFARGYGVHVHMVAHPRKDRDESRAPSKMDIAGSLDIVNAADNVFAVWRNKKDEAMPAEGDVDAMARWRAKQEEADGKLILSKYRHGDFQDYTQLLWFDKDSMQYRTQSRRYPLSFVDYSREESFHEKLETAFAR, from the coding sequence ATGAATGTCTCCGAGGTCAAGGATCGACTGGCCCAGCGTGCAGAAGACGTTGCCCAGCACCTGTTGCCGAACGGTAAGCGCAAGGGCCGTGAATGGACGGCAGGCAGCGTTGGCGGTGAAGAGGGTGGCAGTCTGTCGGTATGTGTCGGTGGTGCCAAAGCGGGCGTGTGGAGTGACTTCGCAACGGGTGCTGGTGGTGACCTCATCGATCTTTGGATGGCCTGCCGCTGCTTGACGCTGACGGAAGCGATGCGTGAGGCGAAAGACTATCTCGGGATACGCGAGATCACGCCAAAGCCTCCGGAGAAGAAATATCGCTTGCCCGAGAGGCCGCGCTGCTCAACGCCCAAGGGGCGGGTGCACCAGTGGCTCACAAGCGCTGCGCCGGATGGACGTTGTCTTACCGAAGAAACGCTCAAGGCATTCAAAGTCGGTGAGCAGGTCCTGAACGGCAATACGTATGCAGTGTTTCCGTACCTGGATGAGACAGGGCAGAAGCTGCTGAATGTGAAGTATCGGAATCCTGACAAGAAGGGCGATATGCGGCAGGAAAAGGATGCCGCACCTTGCCTCTTCGGCTGGCACCTGATCGATCCGAAGGCGCGCGCTGTGACGATCTGTGAAGGCGAGATCGATGCAATGACGCTGCATCAGATGGGCATTCCTGCGTTGTCGATCAACCAAGGAGCAGGCAATCACCAGTGGATCGAAACGGATTGGGATAGGTTGGAGCGATTCAGCGACATCACGATCTGCTTTGACCACGATGAGGCTGGCGACAAGGGTGCGCCTGAGGTCATGCGTCGTCTGGGGCTGGAGCGTTGCCGCCGGGTAATGCTGCCGAAGAAGGACCCGAACGAGTACCTTCAGTACGGCGCTGAGGCCTACGATTTCCGCGTGGCGGTGGATGAAGCCAAGGCGATGGACCCGGAGGAACTCGTCAGTGCTGACGACCATACCGAAGCTGTCATTGCGGAGTTTTGGCCGAGTGCTGACAAGCCGCGCCATCCTTGCCTCTATCTCGACAAGCCATTGGACTGGTTCGAGTTTCATCCGGGCGAATACACCGCATGGACAGGTTGGAACGGTCACGGCAAGAGTCTGCTGCTTGATCAAGTCCTACTCGGGCTGATGAAACAGGATCAGCGTGTTGTGGTGTTCTCGGGTGAGCTCACTGCTGCGCGCCACTTGAAGCGGATTCACAAACAAGCGTCAGGGCTCGACCGTCCGGCGCCTCAATACAGCCGCGCCATTGGCGAATGGCTGCGTGAACGCCTATGGGTCTTTGACATCGTGGGCAATGCGAAGTTGGGGCGATTGCTTGAAGTGTTCGCCTACGCAGCGCGGCGGTACGGGATCACGCATTTCGTCATCGACAGTTTGATGATGCTTGACGTGCCTGTGGACGGGCAAGGAGCGTTGTCTGCGCAGAAGCAGGCTGTCCAGAAGATTTGCGCATTTGCCCGAGGTTACGGCGTGCATGTCCACATGGTTGCCCATCCGCGCAAGGACCGCGATGAGTCGCGAGCGCCGAGCAAGATGGATATCGCGGGGAGTCTGGACATCGTCAACGCCGCCGACAACGTGTTTGCCGTCTGGCGCAACAAGAAGGACGAAGCGATGCCTGCAGAGGGTGATGTCGATGCGATGGCCAGGTGGCGCGCAAAGCAAGAGGAGGCGGACGGAAAGCTGATTCTCTCCAAGTACCGCCATGGCGATTTTCAAGACTACACGCAGTTGCTCTGGTTTGACAAAGACTCGATGCAGTACCGGACGCAGTCGCGCCGCTATCCACTTTCCTTTGTTGACTATTCCCGTGAGGAGTCATTCCATGAAAAGCTTGAAACAGCCTTTGCTCGCTGA